In one Chryseobacterium camelliae genomic region, the following are encoded:
- a CDS encoding sensor protein KdpD, whose translation MSEGGNSAEDFLTLIKNSRRGKFKVYIGMSAGVGKTYRMLQEAHALLENGIDVKIGYIETHNRKETHALLEGLSIIPRRKLFYKGKELEELDVQAVLNLRPEVVIVDELAHTNIEGSKNEKRWQDVMEILDSGINVISAVNIQHIESLNEEVKSITDIEVKERIPDSMLSQADEVVNIDLTAEELINRLKAGKIYDQAKINSALNNFFKSESILQLRELALKEVASQVTRKVESEVTIHKAIKKERFLACISSNEKTAKNVIRKTARLANYYNSQWYLLYVQIPRESSDKIALDKQRHLINNFKLATELGAEIIKVENPNVAHTIMEQCEERKITTVCIGKPHLNLWKIILATDTFNSLLNKLSQENIDLVILS comes from the coding sequence ATGTCGGAAGGCGGAAATTCTGCGGAAGATTTTCTTACTCTTATCAAAAATTCAAGAAGAGGAAAGTTTAAAGTCTATATAGGAATGAGTGCGGGTGTAGGAAAAACGTACCGCATGCTGCAGGAAGCTCATGCCCTTTTAGAAAACGGAATTGATGTGAAAATCGGCTATATTGAAACTCATAATCGTAAAGAAACCCATGCTTTATTGGAGGGATTATCGATTATTCCCCGAAGAAAACTTTTCTACAAAGGAAAAGAGCTGGAAGAGCTGGATGTTCAGGCAGTGCTGAATCTCCGTCCGGAAGTGGTGATTGTTGACGAATTGGCTCATACCAATATTGAAGGCAGTAAGAATGAAAAACGTTGGCAGGATGTAATGGAAATTCTGGATTCCGGGATCAATGTGATTTCAGCGGTGAATATTCAACACATTGAAAGCTTAAATGAAGAGGTAAAAAGTATTACCGATATTGAAGTAAAGGAAAGAATTCCGGATTCTATGCTCTCTCAGGCAGATGAGGTTGTGAATATTGATTTAACTGCTGAAGAGCTGATCAACCGGTTAAAAGCAGGGAAAATTTATGACCAGGCGAAAATCAACTCCGCACTCAATAATTTCTTTAAATCTGAAAGTATTTTACAGCTTCGCGAGCTGGCTTTAAAAGAAGTGGCATCACAGGTTACCAGAAAAGTAGAATCTGAAGTTACCATTCATAAAGCCATAAAAAAAGAAAGATTTTTAGCCTGCATCAGCTCCAATGAAAAAACGGCTAAAAATGTGATCAGAAAAACGGCACGATTGGCTAATTATTACAATAGTCAGTGGTATCTTCTGTATGTGCAGATTCCTCGTGAAAGCTCGGATAAAATAGCTTTGGATAAGCAACGCCATCTGATTAATAATTTTAAATTAGCAACGGAATTGGGCGCGGAAATTATAAAAGTAGAAAATCCAAATGTGGCGCATACTATCATGGAGCAATGCGAAGAACGGAAAATTACGACGGTGTGTATCGGAAAACCTCACTTGAATTTATGGAAAATCATTTTAGCAACAGATACTTTTAATTCCTTATTGAATAAGTTGTCACAGGAGAACATAGATTTGGTTATATTAAGTTGA
- a CDS encoding four helix bundle protein yields the protein MKNQNILKDKSYVFAIRIVKFYKFLKEEKKEFVLSKQVLRSGTSIGAMVEEALQGESKMDFIHKLSIANKEANETRYWIRLLKDTDFIDEKLSQSLIHDLEEVIRLLVSIIKTTKNSVTK from the coding sequence ATGAAAAATCAAAATATTTTAAAGGATAAATCTTATGTTTTTGCCATAAGAATCGTTAAATTCTATAAATTTTTGAAAGAGGAGAAAAAAGAATTTGTCCTTTCGAAGCAGGTTTTAAGAAGCGGAACTTCTATAGGTGCAATGGTGGAAGAAGCACTGCAAGGAGAAAGTAAAATGGATTTTATTCACAAGCTTTCAATCGCCAATAAAGAAGCCAACGAGACAAGATATTGGATAAGGCTGCTAAAAGATACGGACTTTATAGATGAGAAACTATCACAATCTCTTATTCATGATTTGGAAGAAGTGATAAGACTTTTAGTTTCAATAATTAAAACAACTAAAAACTCCGTTACAAAGTAA